TTATGGGCAAAAGCTTGATGCATGGGGCTTTGTAGGTATGGGGCTCATAGTTAGTGGTGTAGTAGTTTTAAACTTGCTTTCCAAAGCAAGTGCTCACTAATAAAAAGTCAGTCATCTAATCAGGTAGCCGGAGGTCTCTAACCTCCAGCTCCCACACCACCCATCATGCGCTTTTTATTAACAGGAAGTGCAATGGGCGGTTGGTCTTCCGTAATGAATATTGATCCAAATATTTCTCAATGACACTAAACCTTGTGAAACTAAATAGTCATTGCCTAGCGCCATGTTAATTCCATTTGTTTTTGAACTTCTACAAGGGCCTTTACTGGTGATACCGCATGTTATCCAGCTCTCCCCGAATAAGAGCATTAACTTTCATTGCACAACTGCATCATTTTCGGTGGCCGTTAGATCCCATGACTTCGCTATCTTGTACTAGCTCGTCTTCAGCCTACGCCTAATATGATGTTTTTGTTCATCTATTTATTATAAAGAATTTTCGCGGCTTTTTCCGGGTTATCTCTCACGATTTAGCCCTTACCATTCGCTAGTGTCTATCTTTTAATAACAGTATGTTATTTAAACGGTGATCTTCCTACAGAGGACTTTCACCTCATATGTCAATGCCCATGTCGGGTGTACACCAGGCAATTATGGATTGGACGTATAAAGCTTGGCTGGCGCTCATTCTTCGCTAATTTTAGCCAAGCTTAATACGCCTCTATTGCGGCGTTAGTTGCCACAATCTGCGATGTCAGGAGATAAAAATGAAAATCAGCATTGAAACAGAAGTAAACGCTTCACTAGATATTGTGTGGAGCGGATGGGTAACACCCGAAGATATAACTGAGTGGAACTTTGCTACCGAAGAGTGGTGCTGTCCTAGAGCAGAAATAGAGTTGAAGGTAGGTGGCAAATTTAATTATCGAATGGAAGCAAAAGACGGTTCAATGGGGTTTGATTTTGAGGGTAGGTTTACCAAAGTCTCACCGAAGGATTCTATTCATTTCGAGCTAGAGGATAACCGAGTTGTGACGGTTCAGTTCGTCGAAACCTCTAATGGTGTGCGGGTTATTGAAGCATTTGATGCAGAGGATGAAAATTCTACTGAGCAACAGAAGCAAGGCTGGCAATGTATTCTCAATAACTTCAAGAAGCATGTTGAAAGTAAAAGCAACTAACACATATGAGCCGATCTCTCGTCAATAGGCATTACTAATCTTTTTGACCGCGCAAGCGGTCAAATCCAAATCAATCAACAAACTCATCTACTTCGTCAGTCGGTTAGCTGTTTGAAAATATTGTTGTTTATGAGTTAGATGAAGTTCTCAATACACTGGGTAAAAATTGGAACTCTGTAGCATAATTAAACAAATCCAATTAGTGGAACTGGAGCACAAAAACTCTGGTAATCCACATAACTAAAGAACCTGAGCTCTGGATAATAAATTTATCTTCAGCGGCTACTTTCAACGCTAACTGCGTTGAATTTACTTGCAATAGGCCAGCTATTGACGCGTAAATTCGCCTTGTTATCCTTAAAAGTTTCCGGCGCAGACTTGAAAAAACATTTACCAATTCAATATCAATACGTTAGTCAATCTCTTAACCAAAGCTCAGGTTAAAGATGATTTTTGGTTCGAAAGTTTAATTTCAAAATTTGCCAAGTCTTGTGCGGATATGGCTAAAAATCTAGCTTCAGTATAGTAAACTGCTAAGAAGTACTTTAAACGGAACAAAAACAATTAGCTCGGTTTTGTTTCAAGACACATGTTAGCCAACGATTAACGTTTGTGGCGTGCTGATTTGCTACAGCTTATTATCTAAACATCTTAAAATTGCTTTTTAAAAAAGGGAAATAAAATGAAAGTTTCAGGTGAGTTTGAAGTCAAATTACAACCGATGGATTTCTACGCAAAAGGTAACAACGGTGTGAATTTAGGCCGTATGTCTATTGATAAAATATTTACGGGCGCTTTAGAAGCTATAAGTAAAGGCGAAATGCTTAGCGCAATGACTACAACAAAAGGTTCGGCTGGTTATGTTGCTATTGAGCAAGTTATAGGTACTTTATCAGGTAAGCAAGGTTGTTTTGTATTGCAACATTTCGGCACTATGCATCGAGGAAAAGATCATTTAGTACTTGAGGTAGTACCTGATTCTGGCTCAGGGGAGTTAAGTGGTATTTCAGGTAAAATGTCGATAAAAATAGAAAATGGTCAGCACTTATATGAGCTCGATTATGAGCTTAGTGCCAATTAAAAGCGTCTAGCTAGGCGTTGCAGCACGTTCCTGCTTCGCCTCAACAAGTCGGTTTTTAGCGTTAAAAGTCTAAAGTAATACTGAGTGAGATTTTCCCTTTCAATTTTAGTATCAGTGACTTCTTTTTATTGTTTTTGCCTTACTGATTTATAGGTTAAGGGTGGGCAAGATGATCTTGAATTTTATTGTCAAAATTTATCTGAAAAACATATAGATCTATACAAACAAATCAAAAAAACGATAAATCAGAATCTTATAATTCAATTCAAGATTGACCCAATATGGGTACTGATATATTGTTCGTTTATGATTGAAAAAATTATAAACGAGCATTTATATAGACTCGTTATGTCGCTGCGATTACGAATAAAATATAGGTGAATTAAATGAAAAGGATTTTAATCTGCGTATTGCTTGTTGCAGTTCAGGGTTGTGCAACTAACCCTTGGGCTGATGGGCAATCATCAGAGCTGCCATCAGTTCAATCTTCAGCGCAGTCATGTGTCGGTAATACTGGGATTGTAGCTGAACTAAGTGATCGATTTAAGTTGATTCAAGATTCAGAGCTTCTTGCAGAGGCAATCGGAGAGCCTTTAAAAGGTAAGTTATGTCAGGGCGCGGTGTATCAAAGTATTGATGAGGTGACAATCTACCGAGCATGGAATAGCACAAACCCCAATAGCCAGTTTGGTCAGTGGTGGTCATTTCAATTGCCTTCAGGCAATACCGCGCAATATAGAGAAAACTATGAAATTTGTTATCAATGGTCACCCCTAGATAAGTTGGTGAAATGCACATTAAAGCCAGGAACCAAAGTTGTGGTGGGCAATGGTCAAAGCGCCCAATGTTCTGAGTATCTCAGTTATCCAGTTTCGAAGCAGCAGCAAGTGTTTATTACCGATGCTGCTGATGCTGTGCATAGTTGTGAAAGCTACGATAGTGTAATGAGCTGGAAATAACAATTCATATAGTTGCGGCTTAAAGCCACAAAACAAGCCTTTAACCTGCGTTATACGGTGACACATTAACGGACGAGCCTAATGCAAACGTCACCGTGATCTATCAACTTAATCGCACATATTGCCTCTTTACCAAGCCAGAGCATTGATGCTGGCTTTTTTATGATTTCGAAAAAATCTGTGGCGAAATCATAAATTAAATACCCTATAAAGCACTTTTATAAATTAAAAACGCTTTAAAAACAAAAGAATAAAGTTTGGCACGGCCTTTGAATTACCATAACAAGCAATGGTAACAAGAGGTGCTAAATGGATATCTTAGTCAGTAATAAAAAACACACCCCTTATTTAAAAGTATTGGTTTTAGCGGCTGTGCTCATGGGGGCTTTTGTATGGTTAATGATGCAACCCAATGCACAGCAGCGTATTGCCAGTAGCGATTTTTGGAGCGGTCAAGTACAACAAGGTGATTTACAATTACAGGTGTCAGGTTATGGGCGCTTAAAGTCAAAAACACCACGTTTATTAACCGCACAAAGCAATGCGACGGTTGAAGAAATAGTGCTAAAGCCTGGTGCGCTAGTGACACCTGATAGCGTGATTTTACGCCTATCAGATCCTCTTGTCAGCCAAGCACTGATTGAAGCCAAAAGGCTACTTAATCAAAGTAATAATCAATTTTTACAGTTAAAAATCAATCAGCAGCGAGAATTATTGGCGCAGCAGGCGCAATTGGAAACGCTACGTTCGGCACTCGAAAGTGCCGATTTACAAGTTAATGCACAAAGTCAGCTCATCGCCAATGGCATAGTCTCAAACATTGAGTTTCAACGCTCTTTATTGGAGCAGCGTCAATTAACCCGTCGCTTAGAGATTGAGCAACAACGTATTGCTCAATTGGCGCAGTTGCATCAGGCTAATTTAGCCATTGCACAATCAAATACCGAGGCACAACAGGCGGTGCTTGCTCAAGCACAAACACAGCAAGAGCGCTTAACGGTTACCGCAGGGATCACTGGAGTGGTGCAATCGCTGCATGTTGATTTAGGGCAAACCGTCAGTTTTGGTCAGCAACTGGTGCTTGTTGGTAGCACCACAGATTTGTATGCATTACTTAATGTGCCGCAAGCTACGATGCAACAAGTTGAGCTTGGTCAAGTGGTGACTATTAATACCCGAGCGGGGGTTATTTCAGGTGCTGTGAGCCGCATTGATCCAGTGATCAATAACGGCAGTGTGCAAGTTGAAGTGGCGCTCACCTCACTGCTAACCGCTAATGCGCGCCCAGAACTTAATATTGAAGGGATCATTGAAACTGGGGTGCGGCGTAATGTGCTTTTCATCGACAAACCGGTCAACGTCAGCCCTTTTAGCGAGGCGACTTTGTTTTTACTCAATGAAGAAAAAGACAGTGCCATGGCCACTCACGTTCAGTTTGGCGAGCAAACCAACGACAAAATAGAAATTGTTGCTGGTGCCAAGCTTGCGGACCAGTTTATCCTATCGGATATGTCCCGCTGGCTGGCTTTTTCAACACTCACCGTTATTTAACCCGCTGCATAAAATAAAAATTAAGGACACATTATGAGCCAAGTAAGCAAAATTAAACTGTGCAATATCACTAAGAAATTTGTTACCAGCGAAATGGAAACCCATGCGTTACAAGGCATAGACTTAGAGATTTTTGCTGGTGACTACGTATCGATTTCAGGCCCGTCTGGCTGTGGTAAATCGACTTTGCTCGCTATTTTAGGGTTGCTCGATACTGCGTCATCGGGGCAGTATTTTATTGGCGATCTGGATGTGAGTAACTTGAGTATTAATCAGCGCGCTTCGGTTCGTAATGAGCATATTGGGTTTGTTTTTCAATCGTTTAACTTAATCGATGAGTTAAGTGTATTTGATAATATCGCCTTGCCACTTAGGTATCGCCATGTACCGCTGTCAGATAAAGCTGTGGCAGAAAAGGTCAGTGCCTGCCTTGAAAAAGTGCAAATGAGTCATCGGGCTAAACATAAACCGAATCAATTATCCGGTGGGCAGCAGCAACGTATTGCTATTGCGCGCGCCCTGGTAAACGACCCAGCTGTATTACTCGTTGATGAACCAACGGGAAACTTAGACTCGAAAAATGGCGATGCCGTGATGCAAATGCTGGGTGAACTTAACAAAAATGGCACCACTATTTGTATGGTGACACATGACCCGCGTTATGCCGATATGGCCAAACGAAAGCTGTATTTACTCGATGGTGTAATGGCTGATGAGCTTAGTTTGGAGCTTGCAGTATGAAATGGTTGCAACACTTTTTTAAGCATGACGTAAAACTTGCCATGATGAGTTTAATGAAGTTGCCTGGGTTTAGCCTCACGGTAATTTCAACGCTAGCGATCACCTTAGCTGCTTTGGCTGTGGTACTTAATATTAACTATTTAGTACTTGGTAAAGCGCTGCCATATCCTGATAGTGATTCATTGATCACTACTGATCAAAGTGAAACCATTAATGGCGAGACTCAATATGGTTTTCAGATTTTATCTGCACAATTTAAAATTTATACCAATACCACGCATATCGATAAAATGGCGCTGATGTCATTACATGGCGACAAGCTCAATGATGTAGCGGGCAGTCCATATGTCGAAGGGGTTAAAGTAACACCTGAATATTTTACCTTGCTAGATGTGCCTATGCATTTAGGGCGCTACTTCACAGCTGCCCAAGGGCTTAATGCCAAGCAACAAGTGGTGGTATTAAGCTACCCGATTTGGCAAAAACATTTTGCCAGTGATCCTTCAGTGATTGGCCAATATACGCGCATTGGTAATGATAATTATCAAATTATAGGCGTTAGTGCTGCTTCGTTTATTCCGCCTGAGGTGTTTGGTAATTTTCCAGTTGATTTATGGTTGAGTTTTAATGAGGAGGTATCGCTCACCTCACATTGGAATGCCATAACAGGCGGTGTTAATGGCATTGCTCGCTTAAAACCTGGTGTGACATTAGCTCAAGCAAGCAGTGTACTGGGGGAGCAAATTAATGCGTTATATCAAGGTCGAGAAGCCGTTGCTGCCAATACCGCCATAGGCGCACATTTTGTACCACTCAAAGCTAAAATTATTGCCGATAGCAGTGCTATGGCGCTGATGTTACTGGCAGGAGTTATTACCTTGCTGTTTATTGCAATCACCAATATGACTAATTTGTTTTTATCGCGCGCGGCTCAAAAACAGCGGGTTATGGCAATCCAAGCCGCGCTGGGCGCGTTGCCAAAACATTTATTGAGTAGCATGTTTGCCGAGGCTTTAATTTTGTGTTTAGCAGCCTGTGTTATTGGTTTGATTATGGCAGGCTGGGTGATGTTATGGCTTGAGCAAGATTTACATTATATGTTTGCACGGTTGCAGCAGGTACAGCTTGATGTTGTCACTGTGGTTGTGAGCTTTTTGGTTAGTATTGGGTTGGCACTGGTTATGGCGACGCTTTCGTGTGCCCGAATAAATTATGTGGCACTCAATTGTCAGCTACAAGGCAGTGGTAAAGGGACTGGCGCACAAATATCGACCACAACGCGCCATGTTCTGGTGGCAACTCAAGTTGGACTGGCAACAGTATTACTTTTTGGTGCCACTTCACTGCTGAGCCCTGCCATTGAGCGCTTGCAAAAACCAACCGGGCTCAATACTGATAATGTGTATTATCTTAGTGTTGATGAAGGGCAGTTAGCACCAGCCGACCGTTTTGCTTTATCGCAACAAATTAAACAAAGCCTGATTAGGTTGCCACAGATTAGTGATGTTGCCAGTACCGAAGCATCGGCATTGGCAATGGGGTGGGAAAATTATTTATATGATGATCAAGCGAAAATGCAAGGTATTGTCAGCACTGGTTATGTTGATTCAGGCCACTTTGCCTTGTTTGAACATCCTATTTTAGCTGGGCGCACGTTTGTCGAGTTTACGTCGTCGCACAGCATTCCGACTGAAATTATTATTAGCCAATCATTAGCCCAGCGCCTGTTTGGCCAACAATCGGCAATAGGCAAAACGCTGCAAGTTCAGCCTGAAAACCCTTTGACTGTGGTTGGCGTGGTGAGTGATATTTATGTGCCAGATGGTCGACGCGAGTATGCCAAAGAGCGCTATTATGTGCCTTATCGTGGTAATAATTTACGCTTTTCGGTTAAAGTAAAAGGGTCGCTAGCGATTGATGTTTTGCAGGCGCAGCTAAAACAAATTGACGCACATTTAACTGTAGGCCAGTTTACGCCTTTGGCGCAATCGCTTGAGAACCGATTACGTGAAACCAAGTTGGTGGCCATTTTAACTATTAGTCTGATTGCATTAGCATTAAGTTTAGCGGCTGCGGGGATTTATGGTGTCCTTAGCTACAGTGTGCAAATGCGCCGTTATGAACTTGGTATTCATTTATCGCTTGGTGCCCATACGCATACCGTTATTAACATGGTGCTAAAACAAAGCATGAGACCTGTAATAGCAGGGCTTATTGCAGGTGTATTATTTGCTGTAATGGCTTATTTGTTGTTAACTCGAATCGCAGGTGTGGCGTTTGAAGGGCAAATAATAATGGTATTTATCACCTTACCAGTGATGCTGCTGATTGCATCACTGGCCTGTTATTTACCGGTAAAAAAAGTGGTTGCGGGTGATCCTCTACAAGCACTTCGTATTGAGTAATAACTGAAAAACAAAAAAGTGCACCTTAGTATGCGTGCACTTTTTCGTTATACTCGTTTCGCATTATCAAGGAAAACCAATAATTTTAAGGAATTACAGAAGGCCACTCACCATGACGATCCACACAGTATTAATTGTCGACGACAAAGCCGATGTGCGCTTAAGCCTAAAATTTCTATTTAAAAATAATGGTTTTACTGTGCTTGAGGCCAGTGATTTAGCCAAGGCCCATTTACAAATACAAGGTAACTCCATCGATTTAGTTTTGCTGGATATGAACTATGAATTCGATACTACTTCGGGTGATGAAGGGCTTAAGTTCTTAAAACAAATGCAAGGTGTATCAGCGCCACCCATTATTGCCATGACTGCTTGGTCGAGTATCAATTTAGCGGTTGAGGCTATGCGGTTTGGGGCCAAGGACTTTTTTGCCAAACCTTGGGATAATCACGCAGTACTGATGATGGCGAAAAAACATTTAGCCCTTGCAGATATTGAAAGAGTATCCACGCCGATTAATCGGGCCAAAGTACAGTCATCTTCATCAGCATCATTATTATGGCATAGCCCCGCCATGCAGCAGCTTAAGCGCCAAATCGACCGCATTGCTAAAACTGACGCTACGGTGTTTTTACGCGGTGAAAATGGCACCGGAAAAACCTGTATTGCCCAGTATATTCATCAACAATCGCTCAGAAGCGGTGCTTTTGTTGGCGTGAATGTCGCGGCTATTCCCGAAAATTTGTTTGAAAGCGAATTGTTTGGTCATAAAAAAGGGGCGTTTACTGATGCCAAACAAGATAGAGAGGGACGTTTTACCACTGCAGCGGCAGGCACATTATTTTTAGATGAAATTGGTACGCTAACGCTTGGCCAGCAAGCCAAATTATTACGAGTTTTGGAGTCGCACGAGTTTGAACGCATAGGCGATAACCATACCCATATCGCTGATTGTCGGATTTTGTGTGCATCAAATGCAGATTTTGAGCAACTTATCGCAAGCGCTGAGTTTAGAACCGACCTTTATTTTAGGCTCAATACCATTGAACTTGAGATCCCACCGCTGCGCGAGCGGATTGAAGATATAACCGTATTGGCAGAGCATTTTATTGCACTTCACAGTAAAAAATATCAGCTCAACCCACCTACTTTAACACCAGCAGCACTCGCTGTAATGCAAACTTACTCTTGGCCTGGCAATATTCGTGAACTTAGCCACATGATGGCACGTGCTGTTTTGATGACGGAAAATGGCAACATTGGGCCAAGTGATTTGTCGCTTAAGCGCAGTCACAATGAGGTTGAACAAGCTAACCCAATACCTGCGTTGAGCTTGATGACCTTAGAAGAAGCGGAACTAAAATTGCTCAAAATGGCGATGGCTCAATGTAATAATCAGGTTGAAGACGCCGCGTTATTGCTTGGGATCAGTAAAAGCGCGATTTACCGACGCCTCGAAAAATTCAATATTAAAACCAAATAAAGGCGATTTAAATGAAGTTTGTAGGGCAAGTAACGTCACTTGAGCAGCTCTTAAGGCATTTTTTAGTTGGCATCAGTCTATTAGTGCTCAGCTTGTTATGCATGGTTTTTTATTTCGCTCAAGCCTCCGCCTTAGTGATAGTGACCAGTATGGTACTGACAAGTGTGCCGTTTGCTTTTGCCTGCTGGTATTGCACCCGTGCCGCGCTTTCACCTTTTTATAATTTATCTGTCATGATTGAAGCGATGCGACAAGAAGATTACAGCCAGCGTGCTAACCCCAGATTCATCCAAGGCGCAGTGAGCTTGCTCAATAATGAAATTGCCTTGATGGCACAAGACTTACAGACCCGAAAAAACCAGTATGATCAACAAGCTGTTTTAGTGCTACGACTGATAGAGCAACTGGCTACCCCCATTGGTTTATTTGACGCCGAAGGGCGGTTACAACATGCTAATGAAGCGTTTTCTAAGTGGTGCCATAAACCCTGGCGCAGCATGAAGCGCTCACAAGCTGAGTTATTTGGTTTGTTTTTTACGGCAAAACAAGTAGGTAATGAGTATCTCGCAGATTGGCGTTTTGCCGATGTCACTTTGTCTGCCAAATGGCAGTTACGCCACAGCCAATTTGTGATGCAAGGGCAGCAATATCAGTTGGTGGTACTGACGAATATTGAACAAGTGGTGTACCAAACCGAGCAAACCGCTTGGCATAAAATGACTAAAGTGCTGAGCCATGAAATCAATAACTCGCTAGCCCCCATTAAATCGCTCGCACAATCACTTGAGCACATGTTGGCCGCGCAACATCAAGAAGCAGATGTACTGCAGGCATTGTGCGTGATTGGCGAGCGCAGTGAAAGCCTAATGAAATTTGTTAATCGTTATGCCAGTCTAGCCACAGATTACGATGTCCATTTAGCGCCTGTCAATTTGGTTGAATGCCTTGAAACGGTGACGACGTTATTTGATTATCCCATCGACACCCAACTAAACGCAGAGTTTGTCAGTGCTGACAAAGTGTTATTAGAGCAAGTAATGGTCAACCTCCTTAAAAATGCCATTGAAGCCAGTAAAGGCAATGCAAAAATAATCATATCGGTTGTGCCCAAAGGGCCATGGGTTGAAATAACCGTGCTTGATAACGGTTGCGGAATTGCCAACCCAGATAACCTATTTGTGCCGTTTTACACCACTAAATCTCAAGGTAAAGGTATAGGCTTAACCTTATGCCGTAATATGATTGAACAACAAGGTGGCAAATTGAGTGTCAGTAATCGCAAAGATGTAACTGGAGTGAAAGCCACTGTGTTACTAGAAGCTGCGAACGCGTAATAATAAATGCTTTGAAGTAGGCGCGACGCTTACAGGTAAGAGGGGTTTTGATATCCGTATCTTTGAATTAAAAAGCATTACAATGACTCAGTTTTGCACAAAGTTAAAACAAAACAAGATGTTAAATTATTCAAGTACGTGTTTTTACCTGAACTAATCGTTATCGGTAGCAGTCAATGATTAAGGGCTGTGAGAGGAAGCTCGACAGGTTTTTGTTGAGATTTAGCCAGACTCAAACGTGTTAAATTGTGATTTTTTACAACAGAGAACACCGAGCCGCTGCGCAGCAGGGTAGAG
This genomic stretch from Pseudoalteromonas tunicata harbors:
- a CDS encoding SRPBCC family protein yields the protein MKISIETEVNASLDIVWSGWVTPEDITEWNFATEEWCCPRAEIELKVGGKFNYRMEAKDGSMGFDFEGRFTKVSPKDSIHFELEDNRVVTVQFVETSNGVRVIEAFDAEDENSTEQQKQGWQCILNNFKKHVESKSN
- a CDS encoding DUF3224 domain-containing protein, with protein sequence MKVSGEFEVKLQPMDFYAKGNNGVNLGRMSIDKIFTGALEAISKGEMLSAMTTTKGSAGYVAIEQVIGTLSGKQGCFVLQHFGTMHRGKDHLVLEVVPDSGSGELSGISGKMSIKIENGQHLYELDYELSAN
- a CDS encoding sigma-54-dependent transcriptional regulator, translating into MTIHTVLIVDDKADVRLSLKFLFKNNGFTVLEASDLAKAHLQIQGNSIDLVLLDMNYEFDTTSGDEGLKFLKQMQGVSAPPIIAMTAWSSINLAVEAMRFGAKDFFAKPWDNHAVLMMAKKHLALADIERVSTPINRAKVQSSSSASLLWHSPAMQQLKRQIDRIAKTDATVFLRGENGTGKTCIAQYIHQQSLRSGAFVGVNVAAIPENLFESELFGHKKGAFTDAKQDREGRFTTAAAGTLFLDEIGTLTLGQQAKLLRVLESHEFERIGDNHTHIADCRILCASNADFEQLIASAEFRTDLYFRLNTIELEIPPLRERIEDITVLAEHFIALHSKKYQLNPPTLTPAALAVMQTYSWPGNIRELSHMMARAVLMTENGNIGPSDLSLKRSHNEVEQANPIPALSLMTLEEAELKLLKMAMAQCNNQVEDAALLLGISKSAIYRRLEKFNIKTK
- a CDS encoding sensor histidine kinase; its protein translation is MKFVGQVTSLEQLLRHFLVGISLLVLSLLCMVFYFAQASALVIVTSMVLTSVPFAFACWYCTRAALSPFYNLSVMIEAMRQEDYSQRANPRFIQGAVSLLNNEIALMAQDLQTRKNQYDQQAVLVLRLIEQLATPIGLFDAEGRLQHANEAFSKWCHKPWRSMKRSQAELFGLFFTAKQVGNEYLADWRFADVTLSAKWQLRHSQFVMQGQQYQLVVLTNIEQVVYQTEQTAWHKMTKVLSHEINNSLAPIKSLAQSLEHMLAAQHQEADVLQALCVIGERSESLMKFVNRYASLATDYDVHLAPVNLVECLETVTTLFDYPIDTQLNAEFVSADKVLLEQVMVNLLKNAIEASKGNAKIIISVVPKGPWVEITVLDNGCGIANPDNLFVPFYTTKSQGKGIGLTLCRNMIEQQGGKLSVSNRKDVTGVKATVLLEAANA
- a CDS encoding ABC transporter permease, producing the protein MKWLQHFFKHDVKLAMMSLMKLPGFSLTVISTLAITLAALAVVLNINYLVLGKALPYPDSDSLITTDQSETINGETQYGFQILSAQFKIYTNTTHIDKMALMSLHGDKLNDVAGSPYVEGVKVTPEYFTLLDVPMHLGRYFTAAQGLNAKQQVVVLSYPIWQKHFASDPSVIGQYTRIGNDNYQIIGVSAASFIPPEVFGNFPVDLWLSFNEEVSLTSHWNAITGGVNGIARLKPGVTLAQASSVLGEQINALYQGREAVAANTAIGAHFVPLKAKIIADSSAMALMLLAGVITLLFIAITNMTNLFLSRAAQKQRVMAIQAALGALPKHLLSSMFAEALILCLAACVIGLIMAGWVMLWLEQDLHYMFARLQQVQLDVVTVVVSFLVSIGLALVMATLSCARINYVALNCQLQGSGKGTGAQISTTTRHVLVATQVGLATVLLFGATSLLSPAIERLQKPTGLNTDNVYYLSVDEGQLAPADRFALSQQIKQSLIRLPQISDVASTEASALAMGWENYLYDDQAKMQGIVSTGYVDSGHFALFEHPILAGRTFVEFTSSHSIPTEIIISQSLAQRLFGQQSAIGKTLQVQPENPLTVVGVVSDIYVPDGRREYAKERYYVPYRGNNLRFSVKVKGSLAIDVLQAQLKQIDAHLTVGQFTPLAQSLENRLRETKLVAILTISLIALALSLAAAGIYGVLSYSVQMRRYELGIHLSLGAHTHTVINMVLKQSMRPVIAGLIAGVLFAVMAYLLLTRIAGVAFEGQIIMVFITLPVMLLIASLACYLPVKKVVAGDPLQALRIE
- a CDS encoding HlyD family secretion protein, with the protein product MDILVSNKKHTPYLKVLVLAAVLMGAFVWLMMQPNAQQRIASSDFWSGQVQQGDLQLQVSGYGRLKSKTPRLLTAQSNATVEEIVLKPGALVTPDSVILRLSDPLVSQALIEAKRLLNQSNNQFLQLKINQQRELLAQQAQLETLRSALESADLQVNAQSQLIANGIVSNIEFQRSLLEQRQLTRRLEIEQQRIAQLAQLHQANLAIAQSNTEAQQAVLAQAQTQQERLTVTAGITGVVQSLHVDLGQTVSFGQQLVLVGSTTDLYALLNVPQATMQQVELGQVVTINTRAGVISGAVSRIDPVINNGSVQVEVALTSLLTANARPELNIEGIIETGVRRNVLFIDKPVNVSPFSEATLFLLNEEKDSAMATHVQFGEQTNDKIEIVAGAKLADQFILSDMSRWLAFSTLTVI
- a CDS encoding ABC transporter ATP-binding protein — translated: MSQVSKIKLCNITKKFVTSEMETHALQGIDLEIFAGDYVSISGPSGCGKSTLLAILGLLDTASSGQYFIGDLDVSNLSINQRASVRNEHIGFVFQSFNLIDELSVFDNIALPLRYRHVPLSDKAVAEKVSACLEKVQMSHRAKHKPNQLSGGQQQRIAIARALVNDPAVLLVDEPTGNLDSKNGDAVMQMLGELNKNGTTICMVTHDPRYADMAKRKLYLLDGVMADELSLELAV